One genomic segment of Odocoileus virginianus isolate 20LAN1187 ecotype Illinois chromosome 17, Ovbor_1.2, whole genome shotgun sequence includes these proteins:
- the COPZ2 gene encoding coatomer subunit zeta-2 isoform X2 — protein sequence MQRPEAWPRPHPGEGAAAAPTGGPAPPARAGEPAGLRLQEPSLYTIKAVFILDNDGHRLLAKYYDDTFPSMKEQMAFEKNVFNKTSRTDSEIAFLGGMTIVYKSSIDLFLYVVGSSYENELMLMSVLTCLFESLNHVLRKNVEKRWLLENMDGAFLVVDEIVDGGVILESDPQQVIQKVNFRADDSGLTEHSVAQVLQSAKEQIKWSLLK from the exons ATGCAGCGGCCGGAGGCCTGGCCACGTCCGCACCCGGGGGAGGGGGCCGCGGCCGCCCCGACTGGGGGCCCGGCGCCGCCCGCCCGAGCTGGAGAGCCCGCGGGGCTGCGG TTGCAGGAACCTTCCCTCTACACCATCAAGGCCGTTTTCATCCTAGATAATGACGGACACCGCCTGCTGGCCAAG TATTATGATGACACATTTCCCTCCATGAAAGAGCAGATGGCCTTCGAGAAAAACGTCTTCAATAAGACCAGCCGAACTGACA GTGAGATTGCATTTTTGGGGGGCATGACCATCGTCTACAAGAGCAGCATTGACCTCTTCCTGTATGTGGTGGGCTCATCCTATGAGAACGAG CTGATGCTCATGTCTGTTCTCACATGCCTGTTTGAGTCCCTGAACCACGTGCTAAG GAAGAACGTGGAGAAGCGCTGGTTGCTGGAGAACATGGACGGAGCCTTCCTGGTGGTGGATGAGATTGTGGATGGCGG CGTGATTCTGGAGAGTGACCCCCAGCAAGTGATCCAGAAAGTGAATTTTAGG GCGGATGACAGCGGCTTGACTGAACACAGTGTGGCCCAG GTTCTTCAGTCTGCCAAGGAACAAATTAAATGGTCGTTACTGAAATGA
- the COPZ2 gene encoding coatomer subunit zeta-2 isoform X1 encodes MQRPEAWPRPHPGEGAAAAPTGGPAPPARAGEPAGLRLQEPSLYTIKAVFILDNDGHRLLAKYYDDTFPSMKEQMAFEKNVFNKTSRTDSEIAFLGGMTIVYKSSIDLFLYVVGSSYENELMLMSVLTCLFESLNHVLRKNVEKRWLLENMDGAFLVVDEIVDGGVILESDPQQVIQKVNFRADDSGLTEHSVAQVSLPRLILLLWSFLPGTNHLVL; translated from the exons ATGCAGCGGCCGGAGGCCTGGCCACGTCCGCACCCGGGGGAGGGGGCCGCGGCCGCCCCGACTGGGGGCCCGGCGCCGCCCGCCCGAGCTGGAGAGCCCGCGGGGCTGCGG TTGCAGGAACCTTCCCTCTACACCATCAAGGCCGTTTTCATCCTAGATAATGACGGACACCGCCTGCTGGCCAAG TATTATGATGACACATTTCCCTCCATGAAAGAGCAGATGGCCTTCGAGAAAAACGTCTTCAATAAGACCAGCCGAACTGACA GTGAGATTGCATTTTTGGGGGGCATGACCATCGTCTACAAGAGCAGCATTGACCTCTTCCTGTATGTGGTGGGCTCATCCTATGAGAACGAG CTGATGCTCATGTCTGTTCTCACATGCCTGTTTGAGTCCCTGAACCACGTGCTAAG GAAGAACGTGGAGAAGCGCTGGTTGCTGGAGAACATGGACGGAGCCTTCCTGGTGGTGGATGAGATTGTGGATGGCGG CGTGATTCTGGAGAGTGACCCCCAGCAAGTGATCCAGAAAGTGAATTTTAGG GCGGATGACAGCGGCTTGACTGAACACAGTGTGGCCCAG GTCTCTCTGCCCAGACTAATCCTGCTTTTATGGAGCTTCCTGCCTGGCACTAACCACCTTGTGCTGTAG
- the COPZ2 gene encoding coatomer subunit zeta-2 isoform X3, whose product MLSRMSSSRPLLWPGTLDSWSTNSEQYYDDTFPSMKEQMAFEKNVFNKTSRTDSEIAFLGGMTIVYKSSIDLFLYVVGSSYENELMLMSVLTCLFESLNHVLRKNVEKRWLLENMDGAFLVVDEIVDGGVILESDPQQVIQKVNFRADDSGLTEHSVAQVSLPRLILLLWSFLPGTNHLVL is encoded by the exons ATGTTGTCCAGAATGTCTTCTTCCCGTCCTTTACTCTGGCCTGGGACCCTGGATTCCTGGTCCACCAATTCTGAACAA TATTATGATGACACATTTCCCTCCATGAAAGAGCAGATGGCCTTCGAGAAAAACGTCTTCAATAAGACCAGCCGAACTGACA GTGAGATTGCATTTTTGGGGGGCATGACCATCGTCTACAAGAGCAGCATTGACCTCTTCCTGTATGTGGTGGGCTCATCCTATGAGAACGAG CTGATGCTCATGTCTGTTCTCACATGCCTGTTTGAGTCCCTGAACCACGTGCTAAG GAAGAACGTGGAGAAGCGCTGGTTGCTGGAGAACATGGACGGAGCCTTCCTGGTGGTGGATGAGATTGTGGATGGCGG CGTGATTCTGGAGAGTGACCCCCAGCAAGTGATCCAGAAAGTGAATTTTAGG GCGGATGACAGCGGCTTGACTGAACACAGTGTGGCCCAG GTCTCTCTGCCCAGACTAATCCTGCTTTTATGGAGCTTCCTGCCTGGCACTAACCACCTTGTGCTGTAG